Proteins found in one Syngnathus acus chromosome 9, fSynAcu1.2, whole genome shotgun sequence genomic segment:
- the zgc:110329 gene encoding tetraspanin-15, which produces MPPYSELRKSNHFYYFIKFTLNVYSMLFSLVGLCVLCVGVYAEVERQKNRTLEGLFLAPAVVLILLGLVMFTVSLVGMVGSLRDNKTLLHMFLCVLCVLLLLQAVALIIALIFEKKTSSLFQSSIREGIKHYYDDLDFKNILDYVQEKFSCCGGDEYKDWGVNQYHFCNGTGPLACGVPYTCCVRREVGEVINTLCGSKALDRQRESLHEEIHVRGCIHAVNLWMSDNIGITVALCCAIGLPQLLGIILSCVFWNLLVEMSESVDMVDFKLKKLEFKYSELDLAGAGCCMCLPRDGGYLPVPASEPELDPIDIHLRKLKKQPPRTHAQLRELQQSRSATGLDEVDIGRKLKREH; this is translated from the exons ATGCCTCCCTATTCTGAATTGAGGAAAAGCAATCACTTCTATTACTTCATCAAATTTACCCTGAATGTCTATTCGATGCTGTTTTCG CTGGTGGGTCTCTGTGTGCTCTGTGTGGGGGTGTACGCCGAGGTGGAAAGGCAGAAAAACCGAACGCTGGAGGGTCTCTTCCTGGCTCCTGCAGTGGTGCTGATCCTGCTGGGTCTGGTAATGTTCACAGTCTCACTTGTGGGCATGGTTGGCTCCCTCAGAGATAACAAAACCCTGCTGCACATG TTCCTCTGCGTTCTCTGTGTGTTGCTTCTTCTCCAGGCTGTCGCCCTCATTATCGCTCTCATTTTTGAGAAGAAG ACGTCTTCCCTGTTTCAAAGCAGCATACGAGAGGGAATCAAACACTACTACGACGACCTGGACTTCAAAAACATCTTGGATTATGTGCAAGAAAAG TTTTCATGTTGCGGAGGAGATGAATATAAGGACTGGGGAGTCAACCAATACCACTTCTGTAATGGTACCGGTCCACTCGCATGTGGAGTTCCATATACCTGCTGCGTCCGCCGTGAG gtaGGAGAGGTCATTAACACCCTGTGCGGTTCCAAGGCTCTGGATAGGCAG CGTGAAAGCCTCCATGAGGAGATTCACGTGCGAGGCTGCATCCACGCTGTCAACCTTTGGATGAGTGACAACATTGGAATAACTGTCGCACTCTGCTGTGCCATCGGGCTGCCACAG CTGCTTGGCATCATCCTGAGCTGTGTCTTCTGGAACCTTCTGGTTGAAATGAGCGAATCTGTTGACATGGTGGACTTCAAGCTGAAGAAGCTCGAGTTCAAATACAGTGAGCTTGACCTGGCCGGTGCCGGCTGTTGTATGTGTTTGCCGAGGGACGGCGGCTACTTGCCCGTTCCAGCTTCCGAGCCCGAACTAGACCCCATTGACATTCACCTGCGGAAGTTGAAGAAGCAGCCGCCTCGCACGCACGCTCAGCTCCGAGAACTTCAACAGTCCAGGTCGGCCACCGGGCTGGACGAGGTAGACATAGGCCGCAAGCTGAAAAGGGAACACTGA